TGAGCGCTCAAGAATGTCACGGATGTCTTGCCTATCGTATTTAAGTACACCTACCAAATCGGCATGGCCGGGCCTGGGGCGGGTTTGCACTTTACTTTTATCAATTATTAAAGCTTCAGCCGCCATAATCTCTTGCCAATTTTGCCAGTCCAAATTTTTAATTACAAGGCATATTGGCGCACCCGTGGTTTGACCAAGACGCACACCACCAGCGAACTCTACTGTGTCTTTTTCAATTCGCATTCTTGCGCCACGACCATAACCCAATTGCCTGCGGGCAAGCTCTGCATTTATATCATTTGCCGAAATTTCTAACCCAGCCGGAAAACCATCAATTATAACTGTTAGCGCTTTGCCGTGTGTTTCACCTGCTGTAAGATACCGAAACATTTTGCCTCCACATTTTAATAACAAAATTATATTGATTTTCGCGAACTCATTTTAAAAAACTGAACCAAAATACACTACAAAAATTTTTGAACTTTAAGTTTTTTAAGTGCAGGGTAATTATACAATTTATATATCATTATTGGCAAACCTATATGCAAAACCCTCAAACATAAAACTGATTGACTTTTCTGATAGGTTTTATTATAATTCATCTCAATTTCAACCCGTATTTTGCAATAGGTTTGTGCGGTTTTGGACCCGAATGGAAGAACCGAGATGAAAGAGACGGAGGCATTTTTGACGAATTCCCACCCAAGGCGGGCTACCGCAGGGCATGCCAAGTCAAGCTGCAAAATCCAGGTTCAATACTAAACGAGGGCTAAAAAATGAATGCAACTTCAAAAACAAAACAGCAGGTTTTAGTGCTTATCAAACCCGATGGCATTAAAAAGTCACTTACCGGCAACATTCTTACAAAACTTTCCGAGGCAAAACTTGTAATTGTAGGCGCAAAAGTTGTGCGCGTAAGCCGCGAGCTGGCGTCAGCTCATTACCAACACCTTAAAGATAAACCCTTCTTTGGAGAGCTAATTAACTTTATTATGGGCGATTTACATGGGTATCCGTACAACAGAGTAATTGCTTTCGTTTACGAAGGTGATGATGCAATTTCAAAACTTAGAAAACTTGCCGGCGCAACAAACCCCGAAGAGGCCGAGGCAGTAACAATTCGCGGCGCTTATGGAAGAATAACAACAAAAGGCATTTTTGAAAATGTTATACATTGCTCTTCAGATCCAGCAGAGGCCGAGCGCGAAATTAAACTTTGGTTTAAACCAGAAGAGTTAGTTGAAGTTATGTATGCTACAAAAGAAGCGGTTGTAGAAAAAGTCAAAGAAACTGTTTGGTCGTAAAAAATTAATAAATACAAGAGAAATAAAATGACAAACTTTGTAGAAAAATGGGTACAAGCTCAAGCTGAACTTACGAAACCAGATAAAATTTACTGGATGGATGGAACCGAGGAAGAAGCAAGGCGATTAGTTTACATTGGCCTTACACAAGAAAAATTTGCCGGCAAACCAACTTTTTACAAATTAAACGATAAAATATTTCCTAACTCATATTTACACAACTCGCACCCAAGCGATGTGGCAAGAACCGAACACCTTACCTTCGTTTGCCACCCTACAAAAGAAGAAGCAGGCCCCAACAATAACTGGATGGCGCCCGATGAGGCAAAAACAAAATTAAATAAATTATTTGACGGCTGTATGCGCAGCAGAACTATGTATGTTATCCCTTATACTATGGGGCACCCAAGTTCGCCTTATTCTAAATCGTGCATTCAGGTTACCGACTCGGTTTATGTTGCTGTAAGCATGCGTATAATGACACGCGTTGGCAAAGAAGCATTGGACAGAATTGGCGATAGCGACAACTTTGTAAAAGGTCTGCACTCCGTTGGCGACCTTGATCCGCAAAGACGTTTTATTATGCATTTCCCGCAAGAAGGGCTTGTTATGAGCATCGGCTCAGGATATGGAGGAAACGCTTTACTTGGCAAAAAATGTTTCTCACTTAGAATTGCATCTTGCCTTGGGCAAAAAGAGGGCTGGCTTGCAGAGCATATGATTGTAATAGGCATTGAGGACCCATCTGGTGAAACCACTTATTTTCTTGGTGCATTCCCATCGGCCTGCGGTAAAACAAACCTAGCACTTATAAACGCGCCTGCCGGCTACAAAGTAAAAACTTTGGGCGACGATATTGCATGGCTAAATGTTGGCGAAGACGGTAAACTCTATGCCATTAACCCGGAAACCGGCTTCTTTGGAGTAGTACCGGGAACATCTAACAAAACAAACCCAAAGATGATTGAAACAATAAAAAACGATAAATTCTTCCCAACACTTTTTACAAATACCGCTCTTGATTTAGATACAAACTCCCCATGGTGGGAAGGTTTATCTAACGAAGTACCAAAAAATATGCTCAACTGGCAGGGTGAAAAATACGACCATGCCTCCGGCAAACCTGCCGCTCACCCAAACTCGCGCTTTACCGTTTCTATAAAAAACTGCCCTTCAATATCTGAAGAATTTGATAATCCAAAAGGTGTGCCAATTTCAGGTATTATATTTGGCGGCAGAAGAAAAGACACCATCCCGCTTGTCTGCGAAACATTTAACTGGGAACACGGCGTTTTTGCCGCTTCCACGCTCGGCTCCGAAACAACAGCAGCTGCCTCGCACTCAACTGGTAATGTTCGCCGTGACCCTATGGCAATGCTTCCATTTTGCGGCTATAATATGTCTAGTTATTTTACACATTGGCTAAACTTTGGAAAAAAACTTAAAAATCCGCCAAAAATATTTATGGCGAATTGGTTTAAAAAAGATGAAAATGGCAAGTTTATTTGGCCTGGTTTTGGTGAAAACTTCCGTGTAATAAAATGGATGATAAATAGAGTTAAAGGTAAAGCAGATGGCGTAGAAACGCCTCTTGGCTTTATGCCAAAAATGTCGGAGTTTGACCTATCGGGCCTAAACCTTTCAAAAGAAGTTGTAAAAAAACTCTTTGAAGTAAACCCTAAAGAATGGGAAAAAGAACTTGAAGAAATAGAAAAGTTTTACGGCCAATACGGCTCTGAAATCCCAGTGGCTTTACTAAACAAACTAAAAGAACTTAAAGAAAAAATAAAATAACTAGCAAAAGTATTTTATTGGTTGTTTTAATTTAGTTTTATGGATACAGTAAAAATAATGGTTATCCTCACAGTAATTCTGTGGGGAGTAGCTCCAATCTTTGACAAAGCCGCACTGCGCGGCGCAACCCCTTTAGACGGCACAATTGTACGCGGAATTGTTGTTGGTTTAATTATGCTTTTTGCGGCTCTAATAGCCGGAAAATTTAAGGCAATAGCCGCAATGCCTACAAAAAGTTTAATTTACTTTGCCCTGTCTGGACTGATTGCCGGCTCTTTAGGTGTGTTCACTTATTTTAAGGCCTTAGAGCTTGCACCGTCATCAAAAATTATC
This region of Endomicrobiales bacterium genomic DNA includes:
- a CDS encoding nucleoside-diphosphate kinase — translated: MNATSKTKQQVLVLIKPDGIKKSLTGNILTKLSEAKLVIVGAKVVRVSRELASAHYQHLKDKPFFGELINFIMGDLHGYPYNRVIAFVYEGDDAISKLRKLAGATNPEEAEAVTIRGAYGRITTKGIFENVIHCSSDPAEAEREIKLWFKPEELVEVMYATKEAVVEKVKETVWS
- a CDS encoding EamA family transporter, whose translation is MDTVKIMVILTVILWGVAPIFDKAALRGATPLDGTIVRGIVVGLIMLFAALIAGKFKAIAAMPTKSLIYFALSGLIAGSLGVFTYFKALELAPSSKIIPLAATYPLVTALLSVLFLGEALTFSRIIGIALICTGIFLVK
- a CDS encoding phosphoenolpyruvate carboxykinase (GTP), with the protein product MTNFVEKWVQAQAELTKPDKIYWMDGTEEEARRLVYIGLTQEKFAGKPTFYKLNDKIFPNSYLHNSHPSDVARTEHLTFVCHPTKEEAGPNNNWMAPDEAKTKLNKLFDGCMRSRTMYVIPYTMGHPSSPYSKSCIQVTDSVYVAVSMRIMTRVGKEALDRIGDSDNFVKGLHSVGDLDPQRRFIMHFPQEGLVMSIGSGYGGNALLGKKCFSLRIASCLGQKEGWLAEHMIVIGIEDPSGETTYFLGAFPSACGKTNLALINAPAGYKVKTLGDDIAWLNVGEDGKLYAINPETGFFGVVPGTSNKTNPKMIETIKNDKFFPTLFTNTALDLDTNSPWWEGLSNEVPKNMLNWQGEKYDHASGKPAAHPNSRFTVSIKNCPSISEEFDNPKGVPISGIIFGGRRKDTIPLVCETFNWEHGVFAASTLGSETTAAASHSTGNVRRDPMAMLPFCGYNMSSYFTHWLNFGKKLKNPPKIFMANWFKKDENGKFIWPGFGENFRVIKWMINRVKGKADGVETPLGFMPKMSEFDLSGLNLSKEVVKKLFEVNPKEWEKELEEIEKFYGQYGSEIPVALLNKLKELKEKIK